The Acidicapsa acidisoli genome contains a region encoding:
- a CDS encoding FG-GAP repeat domain-containing protein codes for MTRAWLRFLPLLLLIPAQNGVPQKAASTTTLQSNSSTLQLPGSLTLSATVAPPTATGGMPSGDVQFFTNSTSLLGTAALKALPATEHFSAPPLTGNFGNQPFGLFTLPSSTSKYSILGLLDYTAYNPTTGTTYPELTIYTGKWPTLFLTPDVYQLTNSGITASYPGVDAFATGDFNHDGITDVLIHGFNNTDTTSFGNEYYVLPGKAGGTYDPTTSVISPDKSGITCNCSNPTEVITVDDFNGDGYPDVAYTANGPGSGGTVGVALNAGAASPGSFPTFLTAPPITPTVKGETFQSTAIASGHFTSSGYPDIAVAGSPTTDGDGYVALYLNQGPSKGIITFAVPVLFDAGLQPSAIAVGDFRANGLMDVVVTNVVPGTQTGAVQVLFGDGKGNLTTSSTVAVGVELASVSVADFNNDGYPDILAVGFDGSLNLLLNDATGHFKSTLSISGSTVGSLSAIGDFNADGLADIAEITQSPQGEGSASTVLGFFNSASSQAILATAAQTLPAGTDALTAVFPSDVNFNTSTSEPVSVTVTQTASTLTWAQPGVMEYGAPLSATQLNAVSSVPGAITYAPAAGTVLRPGPNTVTATFAPTDAFDYTGATATQTITVAAPTLIGISPSSAKLGDPSTTIAVNGQGFVQGAVVEWNGSALATTWMSLNQLTAVVPASLLTATGTGTITAVDANKIAVTGSQVFTVIASPAAASVTAPSTAEAGQGSSVTLTVNPYPVAVTATLTLSFTPDPPNTVGDPAVLFPNNTTTEVIQIPANSSAPIPAVDFSTGSTAGTITLTITLTASGVDITPASLVPVVVTVPAASPVINSVTLTRNGNDITIAILGLSSTRDMTQAEFQFTPASGASLKTTNLTVDLTAPFTTWYQSSNSDSFGTTFLYTQPFTLSSDATSVGGVTVTLTNSQGASQPANAQ; via the coding sequence ATGACGCGCGCATGGCTCCGATTCCTACCTTTGCTGTTGCTGATTCCAGCACAGAACGGCGTACCACAAAAGGCAGCCAGCACAACCACCCTTCAAAGCAACAGTTCGACTTTGCAGTTGCCGGGCAGTCTTACGCTGAGTGCTACCGTTGCTCCTCCGACGGCGACGGGGGGCATGCCTTCCGGAGATGTGCAGTTTTTTACAAATAGCACGTCTTTGCTCGGAACAGCCGCGCTCAAAGCGTTACCGGCGACCGAACACTTCTCAGCACCACCGCTCACTGGCAATTTCGGGAACCAACCTTTCGGTTTATTTACTCTTCCTTCGAGCACTTCTAAGTATTCGATTCTGGGCTTGCTGGATTACACCGCTTACAATCCCACCACAGGTACCACCTATCCGGAACTCACGATCTATACGGGAAAGTGGCCGACTCTCTTCCTGACCCCGGATGTTTATCAATTAACGAACAGCGGAATCACCGCGTCCTACCCCGGTGTTGACGCCTTTGCTACAGGAGATTTCAATCACGACGGAATTACCGATGTGCTGATTCATGGCTTCAACAATACCGATACCACGAGCTTCGGGAACGAGTACTATGTTTTGCCCGGCAAAGCGGGCGGTACTTACGATCCGACCACGAGTGTTATCAGTCCTGATAAATCAGGCATTACATGCAATTGCAGCAATCCCACAGAGGTCATCACTGTCGATGATTTCAATGGCGACGGCTATCCGGATGTGGCCTACACTGCGAACGGACCCGGGTCCGGTGGAACAGTGGGTGTGGCATTGAATGCGGGAGCCGCGTCGCCAGGCAGTTTCCCGACTTTCCTTACCGCACCTCCGATCACTCCAACGGTGAAGGGCGAAACATTTCAATCCACGGCCATTGCTTCTGGCCACTTCACGTCGAGCGGATATCCGGATATTGCAGTTGCCGGGTCACCCACCACGGACGGTGACGGATATGTGGCGTTGTATCTGAACCAAGGGCCCAGCAAGGGCATCATTACCTTCGCGGTCCCAGTCTTATTCGATGCCGGACTTCAGCCGAGCGCTATCGCAGTTGGCGACTTCAGAGCGAATGGATTGATGGATGTGGTTGTTACTAACGTAGTTCCGGGCACACAGACAGGGGCGGTACAGGTGTTGTTCGGCGACGGCAAGGGCAACCTGACAACCTCGTCAACGGTCGCCGTCGGTGTTGAACTGGCTTCGGTTTCTGTCGCGGATTTTAATAACGATGGGTATCCGGATATCCTTGCAGTGGGATTCGACGGCTCGCTGAATCTTCTGCTGAATGATGCGACGGGACACTTCAAATCCACGCTCTCGATCAGTGGGTCTACCGTTGGTTCCTTGAGCGCAATCGGCGATTTCAATGCCGACGGTCTGGCCGATATTGCCGAAATTACCCAGTCTCCCCAAGGCGAAGGCTCCGCGTCAACTGTCCTGGGATTTTTCAACTCAGCGTCATCCCAAGCGATACTTGCAACTGCCGCCCAAACGCTTCCCGCCGGAACAGACGCGCTTACAGCAGTCTTCCCTTCGGATGTTAACTTCAATACCAGCACTTCCGAACCCGTTTCAGTCACTGTAACTCAAACTGCATCGACGTTAACTTGGGCTCAGCCGGGTGTTATGGAGTATGGAGCGCCGTTGAGCGCGACCCAGTTGAACGCCGTGTCCAGCGTGCCCGGTGCCATCACATACGCTCCCGCGGCGGGCACAGTGTTGCGTCCTGGCCCCAACACTGTGACAGCGACATTTGCGCCCACGGATGCTTTCGATTACACCGGGGCAACGGCAACGCAGACGATCACCGTTGCCGCTCCAACTTTGATTGGCATTTCGCCTTCCAGCGCGAAGCTAGGTGATCCAAGCACAACGATCGCTGTCAACGGACAAGGCTTTGTGCAAGGGGCTGTCGTTGAATGGAACGGCTCTGCACTAGCCACGACTTGGATGAGTCTAAATCAGCTGACAGCCGTTGTTCCTGCGTCGTTGCTTACCGCAACAGGAACCGGCACAATTACGGCTGTCGATGCGAACAAGATTGCTGTCACCGGGTCGCAGGTATTTACGGTGATCGCCAGTCCAGCGGCGGCGTCGGTAACTGCTCCATCAACCGCAGAAGCGGGACAAGGTTCTTCGGTGACTTTGACGGTCAATCCGTATCCAGTAGCAGTTACCGCTACTCTGACACTGAGCTTTACCCCGGATCCGCCGAACACTGTTGGCGATCCGGCGGTGCTCTTCCCCAATAACACGACGACCGAAGTGATTCAGATTCCAGCCAATAGCTCCGCTCCGATTCCGGCTGTCGATTTTTCGACCGGCTCGACAGCGGGGACCATCACGTTGACGATCACACTCACTGCAAGCGGTGTGGATATAACGCCAGCAAGCCTCGTTCCTGTAGTCGTCACCGTTCCGGCGGCGTCACCAGTGATCAATTCTGTGACTCTCACTCGGAACGGCAACGACATCACCATTGCGATTCTTGGCCTGTCATCAACTCGGGATATGACTCAGGCGGAGTTCCAATTTACGCCTGCTTCCGGGGCAAGCCTGAAAACGACTAATTTAACAGTCGATCTTACCGCGCCTTTCACCACTTGGTACCAATCGTCAAATTCCGATAGCTTCGGTACGACCTTCTTGTACACGCAGCCTTTCACGCTGTCCTCCGACGCAACCAGTGTGGGTGGTGTGACTGTCACCCTTACGAATTCGCAGGGCGCATCACAGCCGGCAAACGCACAGTGA
- a CDS encoding carboxypeptidase-like regulatory domain-containing protein, translating into MDAVKTFSRLVSLAAFCLIFVASCPVMRAQATNGAPALVITILEGEGALNDIRQRTAREPIVEVRDENHKPIAGAVVLFTLPGSGPGGSFAEGAQSFSTVTDSAGRAVAHGLRPNTTSGSYNIHVKVSFNDSTAETNIHQQNVSGQSSVTQHAAHALSVKTIVIVVVAAAAAGTVAGILATNGGGSSTVITAGTPTVGAPSAVGGIRISLHGHSH; encoded by the coding sequence ATGGATGCTGTGAAGACATTTTCTAGACTCGTATCTCTCGCTGCGTTCTGCCTTATCTTTGTCGCTAGTTGTCCGGTGATGCGCGCTCAGGCGACAAATGGCGCGCCGGCGCTGGTCATTACCATTCTCGAGGGAGAGGGCGCGCTGAACGACATTCGTCAGCGCACGGCGCGAGAGCCCATTGTCGAGGTGCGGGATGAAAATCATAAGCCGATCGCAGGCGCGGTCGTGCTCTTCACACTACCAGGCTCAGGCCCCGGCGGATCATTTGCGGAAGGCGCGCAGAGCTTCTCAACGGTAACGGATAGTGCGGGCCGCGCAGTTGCTCACGGTTTGCGACCCAATACTACCTCTGGTTCCTATAACATTCACGTCAAGGTGAGTTTTAATGACTCCACGGCAGAGACAAACATTCACCAGCAGAATGTTTCGGGCCAGTCTTCCGTGACACAACACGCGGCTCACGCGCTTTCAGTAAAGACTATTGTGATTGTCGTTGTAGCAGCAGCCGCTGCCGGCACCGTAGCGGGTATTCTGGCGACGAACGGGGGCGGTTCTTCTACTGTAATTACTGCGGGAACACCAACGGTAGGAGCCCCTTCAGCGGTTGGAGGCATCCGCATCTCGCTGCACGGTCACTCCCATTAA
- a CDS encoding DUF4384 domain-containing protein, which translates to MSQARSHFSQCMWLYALLLVLVVEPARLESQNTNSAGLISIRLEQKNGDSTKTVQQNKVFHNGDILRFRLTSRIAGYLYVVDKGSSGQTTTLFPIAAGAGAQNRIEPDQNIVVPAIGDGWFEVSGPSGFDTIYILVSATPILIPPAALPESQSPENRQNAAPLPSNLLPRCDDQIFKARGDCVDPSAGAAPLPPDAPVPRELVPFAKSAARDIILTDDGDGVSVKPAPSAKLPLIYTFRLAHLQ; encoded by the coding sequence ATGTCGCAGGCGCGGTCACACTTCAGCCAATGCATGTGGCTCTACGCTTTGCTGCTCGTCCTTGTTGTAGAACCTGCGCGCCTTGAATCGCAGAACACTAACTCGGCGGGTCTTATATCGATTCGCCTGGAACAAAAAAATGGAGACAGCACGAAGACGGTTCAGCAAAATAAAGTCTTCCACAACGGCGACATCCTGCGCTTTCGCCTCACGAGCCGCATCGCAGGCTATCTTTACGTTGTGGACAAGGGATCGTCTGGACAAACGACGACTCTCTTTCCGATCGCAGCTGGTGCGGGCGCGCAGAATCGGATCGAGCCGGACCAGAATATAGTCGTACCGGCCATCGGCGACGGCTGGTTTGAAGTTTCCGGTCCATCGGGATTCGATACGATCTACATTCTGGTCAGCGCCACTCCTATCCTGATACCGCCGGCAGCCCTACCGGAGAGCCAAAGCCCTGAGAATCGGCAAAATGCGGCACCTCTGCCCTCGAACCTGCTGCCTCGCTGCGACGATCAGATATTCAAGGCGCGGGGTGATTGCGTCGACCCCTCCGCCGGTGCCGCCCCCTTGCCTCCGGACGCGCCAGTACCCCGAGAGCTTGTTCCCTTTGCCAAGTCTGCTGCAAGAGATATTATTCTTACCGATGACGGTGACGGAGTTTCTGTGAAGCCAGCTCCTTCCGCGAAGCTGCCTCTCATTTACACGTTTCGCCTGGCGCATCTGCAGTAA
- a CDS encoding tetratricopeptide repeat protein — translation MMHRNPCFCAFLFAWITIVLWADPGLRAQAPATPQNPPDTTRDLKPVHPEDKSKTIVPGAVPQSYALVIGIATYKNLPATAQLHFPGRDAQSIYTTLISEQGGEFPANHVHMLTDSQATLANVSHELDTWLPSVTAPDDRVLIYFAGHGFISGGSGYLAPYDIDLHNIAATAIPMETLGKLIGTKIKGKWKVLITDACHSGAITPETDPKQLNQLLLDVNQSIFSLTASRDREQSFESADWGGGHGIFTYYVVQGLQGAADTNGDGVVTADELAEYVHTNVRDATSSRQNPTSERGSFDPNMLLAFNPDRVRVASQASLNYGTLVVQSNMDDTEFWLDGKKAGMVSKSAALRLPGLAPGSHTIKAVHMGYEPDGPREEMIYPGQESSVSIRILIPRRRTQSAVDLLDQGIEFYKKGFESNYKKAEEKLTQAIALDPNYSEAYMYLGRVENALWQDDKSTAAFQHAIAIDPDYEEARVSYASALLDQGGLDEAVRQLNAALERQSNDGTALYLLSQAYAREGEYASGKKAALRATEVAPGNGEGHFWLAECERHLNEASEAEAEYRLYLRQTNFNSGALGNANYYLVGFLLGMGSKHHAAEQDIWREQQGQANLGICDCEWMQKHYDAAIPFCEKALNLMPADLWANYRLGVIYIEQANAHAQAANTGSLSKDSVTDLLKAARVRFANVLTANPDTDEAGRARQYIARIDAALASHP, via the coding sequence ATGATGCATCGCAATCCATGTTTTTGCGCATTTCTATTCGCATGGATCACGATCGTCCTTTGGGCCGATCCAGGCCTGCGGGCACAAGCGCCCGCGACTCCGCAGAATCCGCCCGACACCACACGAGATCTGAAACCTGTCCACCCCGAGGACAAATCAAAAACAATCGTTCCTGGCGCGGTGCCGCAAAGTTATGCACTGGTTATCGGAATCGCAACTTACAAGAATCTTCCCGCGACGGCTCAACTGCATTTTCCCGGCCGCGATGCACAGTCTATCTATACGACCCTGATCAGCGAACAAGGCGGCGAGTTTCCCGCAAACCATGTGCACATGTTGACGGACTCACAGGCCACTCTGGCCAATGTTTCGCACGAACTCGACACGTGGCTGCCTTCTGTCACGGCACCAGACGACCGAGTTCTCATTTATTTTGCCGGCCATGGATTTATCTCTGGCGGCAGCGGCTACCTGGCTCCTTACGATATCGATCTGCATAACATCGCTGCGACCGCTATCCCAATGGAAACGCTGGGCAAGCTGATCGGCACAAAGATCAAGGGTAAGTGGAAGGTACTGATCACCGATGCCTGCCACAGCGGTGCAATTACCCCTGAAACTGACCCGAAGCAACTCAACCAACTCCTCCTTGACGTGAATCAATCGATCTTTTCACTGACCGCGAGCCGCGACCGCGAACAAAGCTTTGAAAGCGCGGACTGGGGGGGCGGTCACGGCATCTTCACTTACTATGTGGTGCAGGGTCTGCAGGGAGCCGCGGACACAAATGGCGATGGCGTTGTAACTGCCGACGAGCTAGCTGAATACGTCCACACGAACGTCCGCGACGCCACGTCTTCGCGGCAGAATCCGACATCGGAGCGAGGAAGCTTCGATCCGAATATGTTGCTTGCCTTCAATCCGGATCGTGTGAGAGTTGCAAGTCAAGCCAGCTTGAACTATGGGACTCTCGTCGTACAGAGCAACATGGATGATACGGAGTTTTGGCTCGATGGCAAAAAGGCCGGGATGGTGAGCAAATCCGCAGCACTTCGTCTGCCGGGACTTGCGCCGGGGTCTCACACGATTAAGGCTGTTCACATGGGCTATGAGCCGGATGGTCCGCGAGAAGAGATGATTTATCCCGGTCAGGAAAGCTCCGTCAGCATACGAATCCTGATTCCTCGCCGACGCACTCAGAGCGCCGTCGATCTTCTTGACCAGGGCATCGAATTCTACAAGAAAGGCTTCGAATCCAACTATAAAAAGGCAGAAGAAAAGCTCACCCAAGCGATAGCGTTGGATCCGAATTACAGCGAGGCCTATATGTATCTTGGCCGCGTCGAAAATGCTCTCTGGCAGGATGACAAGTCGACCGCCGCGTTTCAACACGCCATCGCCATCGATCCTGACTACGAAGAAGCGCGAGTCAGTTATGCATCAGCTCTTCTCGATCAGGGTGGTCTGGACGAAGCGGTTCGGCAATTGAACGCCGCACTTGAGAGACAGTCGAATGATGGCACGGCTTTGTATCTTCTGTCGCAGGCCTACGCGCGCGAGGGAGAATACGCTTCCGGGAAGAAAGCAGCACTCCGCGCGACGGAAGTCGCCCCCGGCAACGGGGAAGGTCATTTCTGGCTTGCGGAGTGTGAGCGGCACCTGAATGAAGCGTCGGAAGCCGAAGCGGAATATCGACTATATCTGCGTCAAACCAACTTCAACTCAGGGGCTCTCGGCAACGCGAACTACTATCTGGTCGGATTTCTGCTTGGCATGGGAAGTAAGCATCACGCCGCCGAACAGGATATCTGGCGCGAGCAGCAGGGCCAGGCAAATCTTGGCATCTGCGACTGCGAGTGGATGCAAAAGCACTACGATGCAGCGATCCCATTTTGCGAAAAGGCATTGAATCTGATGCCCGCTGATCTCTGGGCGAATTACCGCCTGGGCGTGATCTATATCGAGCAGGCAAACGCGCATGCGCAGGCTGCCAATACCGGATCTTTGAGCAAGGACAGCGTGACTGACCTTCTGAAAGCGGCAAGAGTCAGGTTTGCGAATGTTCTGACGGCAAATCCTGATACAGACGAAGCGGGCCGCGCACGCCAGTACATCGCCCGTATCGATGCCGCGCTCGCATCGCATCCCTGA
- a CDS encoding DUF4384 domain-containing protein, giving the protein MSGGAVQPQGNTQVAELVVANGYGAAPRLVRTAENRLGLRCSVMLRNAQNEYVEVAPGSVFHSGDHIRLSFLANEPGYFYVIQQGSTGAWSPIFPPPNAAPDANKVVAGQSQLVPGGTRAFAFDQNPGDEKLYVILSRTPITDIDRAIQNLRSGGPAQHDEQPVGGAGQMLEAENTIPDVLVHQLASRDLALVDEQTVNESSKPDTQGEKAIYVVSKGAGPDSNSRVVLSLDLRHE; this is encoded by the coding sequence ATGTCTGGAGGAGCTGTGCAACCGCAGGGCAATACCCAGGTCGCGGAGCTTGTTGTCGCAAACGGCTATGGAGCAGCACCCCGCCTGGTGCGGACTGCGGAGAATCGTCTCGGCCTGCGTTGCTCGGTGATGCTACGCAATGCCCAAAATGAATACGTCGAGGTCGCACCAGGCAGCGTCTTCCACAGCGGCGATCATATCCGCTTGAGTTTTCTTGCCAATGAGCCCGGCTATTTCTATGTCATTCAGCAGGGGTCTACTGGTGCGTGGTCGCCCATCTTCCCACCACCGAACGCTGCCCCGGATGCGAACAAGGTGGTTGCAGGTCAGTCCCAGCTTGTGCCAGGCGGTACGCGGGCATTCGCGTTCGATCAGAACCCGGGCGACGAGAAGCTTTACGTTATCCTGAGCCGGACACCCATCACCGACATCGACCGCGCTATCCAGAATCTGAGGAGCGGCGGCCCCGCACAACATGATGAGCAGCCGGTCGGAGGCGCCGGACAAATGCTGGAAGCTGAAAACACAATTCCAGATGTTTTAGTGCATCAACTGGCGAGCCGTGATCTGGCACTCGTTGACGAGCAGACGGTGAATGAATCTTCCAAGCCAGATACTCAGGGCGAAAAAGCTATCTATGTGGTCAGCAAGGGCGCAGGCCCGGACTCGAATTCCCGCGTGGTGTTGAGTCTCGATCTACGCCACGAATAG
- a CDS encoding bifunctional serine/threonine-protein kinase/formylglycine-generating enzyme family protein has translation MAQAAPHDRLNEALGSKYQILCHLGGGGMSQVYLARHRFHGGLVAIKVLAEHLAQEPSIVSRFQREARMTASLGNHPNIVPIFDIGEGNGLYFIVMQFIPGEDLASFLRREGRLALPQAANVIAQVAEALSCAEAKHIVHRDLKPANMLLDESGRIKLLDFGISRITDYSDGLTRPGESMGTPYYMSPEQIRGEVCDIRSDLYSLGVVFFELLTGRRPFDNETTIATQMAHLNTAPPSLLDYDPELPAQCDAIVQKLIAKQPEDRYQNTAELLSVLIGRGATTSASDLRPSVERRLREVISQADGLPLDVPAMSTATPVSSAAVIDQSEARPVAPMNATTNGRQTPHVEYPASELIVPKSSSTRWVAVAGILAVLLLGIAATAFWLLRPKASVAPAVTHAPAPAPAYTDGHGRMLLVSEGSFQFGAAADHTVRMVSLPAFYVDETEVSNAEYRRFCEATGHQPPTTPDYAAHPDYPVSNISYDDASAYATWAGRRLPTEEEWEKAARGTDGRSYPWGNDPWTGNVPDRLQPVISEPLRRSPYGAYNMAGNVWEWTATSYSPTPADNAGMKRLLKGQNFSADWRMIKGGSFAPGASEEFDTAKRRGLPVDARSLWIGFRCVRSAP, from the coding sequence ATGGCACAAGCGGCACCACACGATCGGCTCAACGAAGCATTGGGAAGCAAGTATCAGATTCTCTGCCATCTCGGCGGAGGCGGAATGTCGCAGGTATACCTGGCGCGGCATCGGTTTCATGGCGGTCTTGTTGCGATCAAAGTTCTGGCCGAACATCTCGCGCAGGAACCCAGCATCGTAAGCCGGTTCCAGCGTGAGGCTCGTATGACGGCCTCGCTCGGCAACCATCCGAATATCGTTCCCATCTTCGATATCGGTGAAGGAAACGGCCTCTATTTCATCGTCATGCAATTTATCCCGGGAGAAGACCTGGCCAGTTTTCTGAGGCGCGAGGGTCGCTTAGCCCTCCCACAGGCCGCGAACGTGATTGCGCAGGTCGCGGAAGCTCTATCCTGTGCGGAAGCTAAACACATCGTCCATCGTGATCTGAAGCCGGCGAACATGCTGCTCGATGAGAGTGGCCGCATTAAGCTGCTCGACTTTGGAATCTCTCGGATTACCGATTACTCCGATGGACTAACCCGTCCCGGCGAGAGCATGGGCACTCCCTATTACATGAGCCCGGAGCAGATTCGCGGAGAAGTGTGCGATATTCGCAGCGACCTATATTCCCTCGGTGTGGTTTTCTTTGAACTGCTCACCGGGCGACGGCCGTTTGACAACGAGACCACGATTGCCACCCAGATGGCGCATTTGAATACAGCGCCACCGTCCTTGCTCGACTACGATCCGGAACTTCCCGCCCAATGTGATGCCATCGTGCAGAAGCTCATTGCCAAGCAGCCTGAAGACAGATACCAGAACACCGCAGAGTTACTGTCTGTATTGATTGGCCGTGGTGCAACCACAAGCGCCAGTGATCTGCGACCATCCGTTGAGCGCAGGCTCCGTGAGGTGATATCGCAGGCTGATGGGCTGCCCCTCGATGTTCCTGCCATGTCTACCGCGACGCCGGTTTCGAGCGCCGCAGTTATAGATCAATCGGAAGCCAGGCCCGTAGCTCCAATGAACGCCACGACGAACGGCCGCCAGACTCCTCACGTTGAATATCCGGCTTCCGAACTAATCGTGCCAAAGTCAAGTTCGACCCGCTGGGTGGCTGTCGCCGGTATACTCGCTGTCCTGTTGTTGGGAATCGCTGCTACGGCCTTCTGGCTGCTGCGCCCCAAGGCATCTGTCGCCCCGGCGGTTACGCACGCACCTGCGCCTGCGCCGGCGTACACCGATGGGCACGGCCGAATGCTGCTGGTATCGGAGGGTTCCTTCCAATTCGGCGCGGCTGCCGATCATACCGTTCGGATGGTTTCACTTCCTGCCTTCTACGTGGATGAAACCGAAGTCTCAAACGCCGAATACCGCCGCTTTTGTGAAGCAACAGGGCACCAGCCACCAACTACACCGGATTACGCTGCGCATCCCGACTACCCCGTAAGCAACATCTCCTATGATGATGCAAGCGCATATGCGACCTGGGCAGGGCGAAGATTGCCTACGGAAGAGGAATGGGAGAAAGCTGCGCGCGGTACGGATGGGCGCAGCTATCCGTGGGGAAATGACCCATGGACAGGGAACGTTCCAGACCGGTTGCAGCCGGTAATATCAGAACCATTGCGCCGGAGCCCCTACGGCGCATATAACATGGCTGGGAACGTTTGGGAATGGACCGCGACCTCCTATTCGCCCACTCCGGCTGATAACGCCGGGATGAAGCGCCTTCTCAAGGGGCAGAACTTTTCCGCGGATTGGAGAATGATTAAGGGCGGCAGCTTTGCTCCCGGAGCAAGTGAGGAATTTGACACAGCGAAACGCCGGGGTTTGCCCGTGGACGCTCGATCCTTGTGGATTGGCTTCCGTTGCGTCCGGAGCGCTCCTTAG
- a CDS encoding YybH family protein: MDRLQTTAMWIVGASCGVKPLSERKTMQMKTLISAIAVSSLAAAACMAQSGTLPDSTRAQIDAGNQAWIDGVKTGNVPLIIATYAVDAVDCGPTGECTRGKSQIEQHMKAQLARLGLAHTASVKTWGTSQQGNFVYEWGQAEATFGGEKNLVEKYLTVWQQQSDGNWKIFRNMVIPDK; this comes from the coding sequence ATGGATCGGCTGCAAACAACCGCCATGTGGATCGTTGGCGCGTCGTGCGGTGTGAAGCCGCTGTCCGAGAGGAAAACTATGCAAATGAAAACACTGATATCTGCTATTGCGGTTAGTAGCTTGGCCGCGGCAGCCTGCATGGCGCAGAGCGGAACGTTGCCTGACTCGACGCGAGCCCAGATCGATGCCGGAAATCAGGCATGGATCGACGGAGTGAAAACCGGCAACGTTCCGCTGATTATCGCGACCTATGCTGTGGACGCAGTGGACTGTGGTCCGACCGGCGAATGCACCAGAGGAAAATCCCAGATCGAACAGCATATGAAAGCGCAACTTGCGCGTCTCGGGCTTGCGCACACCGCTTCGGTAAAGACCTGGGGAACAAGTCAGCAAGGGAACTTTGTGTACGAATGGGGTCAGGCGGAGGCGACGTTCGGCGGCGAGAAAAATTTGGTGGAGAAATATCTGACTGTGTGGCAACAACAGTCAGACGGCAACTGGAAAATCTTTCGCAACATGGTGATTCCGGATAAATGA
- a CDS encoding STAS domain-containing protein — MRGKRLVFRPPFPPELECKVRISSAGDAASAELSCRTLVLDEQDRQGRQFIRQLKSRKENTMRTIETQIWKSSRLTIERAKNETYCTVFRLSGPFTARDMYNSLSPDTLRDIFEAKPGDETPSTRIPAQIFDLTEVPYMDSIALGMLANHYVRCQCRGIRLSITGISPRVQERLRINRMENVFPIATI; from the coding sequence ATGCGTGGAAAGCGGCTGGTCTTCCGTCCGCCATTCCCACCGGAGTTGGAGTGTAAGGTTCGAATTTCTTCGGCTGGAGATGCTGCTTCAGCCGAACTGTCATGCCGCACTCTCGTTTTAGATGAACAGGACAGGCAAGGGCGGCAATTCATCAGGCAACTGAAATCCCGAAAGGAAAATACGATGCGAACGATTGAAACTCAGATTTGGAAGAGTTCGAGACTCACTATCGAACGCGCCAAAAACGAAACCTACTGTACAGTCTTTCGACTGTCCGGCCCGTTCACCGCTCGGGATATGTACAATTCGCTGTCTCCTGATACCCTTCGCGATATCTTCGAAGCGAAGCCGGGCGACGAAACGCCTTCCACACGTATCCCGGCTCAGATTTTTGACTTGACGGAGGTTCCATACATGGATTCAATCGCTCTGGGCATGCTGGCCAACCATTACGTTCGGTGTCAGTGCAGAGGGATCCGGTTGAGCATCACGGGTATAAGCCCTCGGGTTCAGGAACGGCTCAGGATCAACAGAATGGAAAATGTGTTTCCGATCGCCACAATCTGA